CGGAACGATGTATCTCGGCAGTCCTTCTGTTGTCGGAAATTACTACGCGAAGATCAGGACTATGGTGGACGATCGCGGTGTCCCGTTGACCGAGATAGGGCCTGGCACTCCGGCACAGATAACCGGGCTTTCCGGGATTCCCCAGGCCGGGGATCGTTTCTTCGTGGCTGAGGATGATGCGCAGGCAAGGAGTATTGCGAATCAGAGACAGAGAATCAAGCGCGAGCAGGATTTCCGCCACATCAAGCGCGTAGCTTTGACAAACATCTACGACCAGATTCGCGAGGGACAGGTGTCCGATCTGAATCTCGTCATCAAGGGCGACGTAGACGGCTCCGTTGAGGTTCTCAGCGACACTCTGGAAAAGTTATCGAATGAAGAGGTGCGCGTAGTCATAATTCACCGAGGCGTCGGTGCAATAAACGAGAACGACGTGCTTCTTGCAGCCGCTTCACAAGCCATCATAATAGGGTTCCATGTACGGCCGGATGTGCGTGCAAGAGAGATTGCCGCACGGGAGAAAGTCGATATCCGCCAGTACACTGTCATCTACGAGGTGGAATCGGATGTCCGGAACGCCCTTGAAGGATTGCTGGCTCCGGAGGAATCCGAAGAGATCAGGGGAACTGCCGAGATTCGGGATCTGTTCAGGATTCCCAAACAGGGCGTTGTGGCCGGTTGTTATATTACATCGGGGACTATATTGAGAACCGATCGAATGCGTGTGGTCAGGGATGGCGTCGAAATCTATGACGGCATGATCAACTCACTTCGCAGATTCAAAGATGATGTTCGGGAAGTTGCGAGCGGATTCGAGTGTGGAATTAAGGTTGAGAATTTCGATGACCTCAAGGTTGGCGATATTCTTGAGGCATATAAAGTGATTCAAACCGCACGCAAATTGCAGCAATGACTCTGGGTCTTCTTAGCATCGAGACATATCTCCCATCCGCTCATTCTCTTAAGGACAAGAGAAGCATCCTGCGGAAAGTAATAGACCGTATCAGGCATCGCCATAATGTATGTATAGCCGAAGTCGGCAACAATGATCTGTGGCAAAGGGCATCGTTGGCTGTCTGTATGGTGGCTAACGACTCAGAATTTGTTGATTCAGTTTTGTCAAAGATTTTGAGAGAAATTGAGAACAATCTCGATGGAGAAATCGTGGATTACACAATCGATCTGAGCAGATGAGAGAATTCAAAAGACAGGACAGATTAAGGCAACAAATAAAGACCGAGGTTGCCGACATCCTGATGCGCACAATCAAGAACACGCGTATCGGCTTCATCACAATTACTGATGTCGAACTGAGCAAAGACCTGAAATATGCGAAGGTATTCTACTCGACGCTCGGCACAGCGGTTCAAAAAGCTGACTCTGCTCGCGCGCTCGAACGGACAAAGATGGTGGTGCAATCCGAGCTTGGCAAGAGAATCAGAATCAGACAGACACCCCAGATATCATATCATGTAGACAAATCACTCGAATATGGTGACAAAATCGAATCCCTGCTCGAGCAAATAAATGAGAAAAAGGCCGAGGATGAACAAGAAGACAATTGACTCTGTGATTGAAGCACTGCGCAACTCCAAGAAGGTGCTGATCACAGCTCACATCGATCCGGATGGGGATTCGCTCGGCAGCCAACTGGCCATGAACGACTATCTGGAGTCTCTCGGGAAGGAAACCAGGATTTACGATGACGGTGCCATCCCGTCAAGGTATCTCTTCCTCGAAGGAATAGAGAAAGTGTTCACTGATCCGGCAGGCTATGACTTCGATCCGGATCTGGTTGTTGTCCTCGAGACGACTCAAATCGAGAGAACCGGCTATGTAGCCGGACTGATCAAGCCAGGCACGAAAATCATGAATATTGATCACCATCCCGGCAACACTCTGTACGGCGACATTCCTCTTATTGAC
The Candidatus Zixiibacteriota bacterium genome window above contains:
- a CDS encoding DUF503 domain-containing protein; the protein is MTLGLLSIETYLPSAHSLKDKRSILRKVIDRIRHRHNVCIAEVGNNDLWQRASLAVCMVANDSEFVDSVLSKILREIENNLDGEIVDYTIDLSR
- the rbfA gene encoding 30S ribosome-binding factor RbfA, producing MREFKRQDRLRQQIKTEVADILMRTIKNTRIGFITITDVELSKDLKYAKVFYSTLGTAVQKADSARALERTKMVVQSELGKRIRIRQTPQISYHVDKSLEYGDKIESLLEQINEKKAEDEQEDN